The following are encoded together in the Phaseolus vulgaris cultivar G19833 chromosome 9, P. vulgaris v2.0, whole genome shotgun sequence genome:
- the LOC137822036 gene encoding probable E3 ubiquitin-protein ligase RHY1A — protein sequence MAGTLPGVECARRRRFHRCLDSNSTSLASHVSTRRSSFGLYASNHGYCSSLSTSQQRDMLYKRHPEEDMVGAAREARQRLDDKFRAQRMSDNKRQNSTTCVEGERTRITELHTEVYGSKKSGARKFSWTRWSWKASEQEDCAVCLESFRVGETLIHLPCAHKFHDRCLKPWLENNSHCPCCRTTILSL from the exons ATGGCTGGAACGCTTCCAGGAGTTGAATGTGCAAGAAGGAGAAGATTCCATAGATGCTTGGATTCAAACTCAACTTCTTTAGCTTCACATGTATCCACAAGGCGCTCTTCTTTTGGTTTGTATGCAAGTAACCATGGATATTGTTCTTCCTTGTCCACTTCACAG CAAAGAGACATGTTATACAAGAGACACCCTGAGGAGGATATGGTAGGAGCAGCCAGAGAAGCCAGACAGAGATTGGATGACAAGTTTAGAGCACAAAGGATGTCAGATAACAAAAG ACAAAACAGTACAACATGTGTGGAGGGCGAAAGAACAAGGATAACAGAGTTGCACACAGAGGTATATGGGTCAAAGAAGAGTGGTGCAAGGAAATTCAGTTGGACTAGATGGAGCTGGAAGGCCTCTGAACAAGAGGACTGTGCCGTGTGCTTGGAATCATTCAGAGTTGGAGAGACACTGATCCATCTTCCTTGTGCACATAAGTTCCATGACAGATGCTTGAAACCATGGTTGGAAAACAATTCTCATTGTCCATGTTGCAGAACAACCATTCTTTCCCTCTAG